TCCGGGATCTCTTGTAAAGCCAACACCTGTCGCGCAGTCGTTGCCCATGTTTCCAAAAACCATGGTTACGATATTCACTGCGGTTCCATTGGCCATGGCAGGAGTAATTTTAAATTCTCTGCGATAATCCACCGCACGTTTACCCATCCATGAATTGAAAACAGCTTTAATGGCAATTTCCAGTTGCTCATATACATCTTCTGGAAATGGTTTGCCGGTATGTTCATGCACCACATCCAGAAATCGGTCAGTGATTTCCTGCAGATCAGTGGTATTCAAACCTACATCCACTAATACGCCTGCCCGCTTTTTTACTTCTTCAAAATGAACATCAAATTTTTCATCGGGAACTCCAAGCGCTACTTTTCCGAAGAGTTGTATAAACCTGCGATATGCATCGTAGCAGAAACGTTCATTGTTAGTTTGGGTGATAAGCCCTCTCAGCGTTTTGGAATTTAAACCGAGGTTGAGGATGGTATCCATCATGCCGGGCATTGACATCGCCGAACCTGACCGTACTGAAACTAACAGTGGGTTTTCCGTTGCTCCGAATTTTTTTCCGGTAGCTTTTTCCAAAATGTACATGTTCTCCCTCACGTCATCCATCATTCCGTCGGGCAACTCATGGTTTTTTTCAGCGAGGTAGGTTAAGCACGCTGCTGTTGTTACCACGAATCCGGGAGGAACATTTAGGCCAATCTGTGTCATTTCGCAGAGGTTGGCTCCTTTACCGCCGAGCAATTGTTTGTTTTTGCCATCGCCATCTTTGAAAGCGTAAACAAACTGATCAGATGTATTTTTGGGTTGAACGAGTGTTTCAGTTGCTGATAATGCCGAGGTTTTCATGATGGATGCCTATTGATTAAATGAATGATGCAAGGTATCCACGCACAGAAAATTGAAAATATGATTTTGATCAGGTGAGACGGAGATAATAGTCATGGTTTACGGCAAATTTGATTTCAACCGCAAAGCATTTATTACCTATAAATCAAATAATATTTTGAGAAAAATTATAGTACCGCTCAGGTGTCACTGCTGACTTGATTTGATTACGCAATCATTTATTGTTCGTTAGGTCTTCGGGAGTTTCCTACCGAAAACAATCCTTTGCACATTGACTACCGCACTTTCTTACGTTTCATGTGGGTAGTAGCGCTGCGGAGATTAAGCAGTTTCAACATTTTTAGCGAGCGTTTTAAATTTTACGCCATTGGCCTGAACTACAGTAATAGTAACATGACCCGTTTTGCTGGTATTAATATCTCTTACTGTACCGGATTTCCCAATATGGCTACCGCCGATAACCCTGCAAGACGAACCATCTGTGAGTTTGCCTGCATTTGGTTTTTGCATTTTCTTTTTAGCGGCCATCCTGAATCATTTAAAGGTTGAAAAACAGGTAAGTTCTAATAAAAAAATACAATTGTGCAGCGTTAACTTTTATTGTTTGCCAATAAATACAAATGCGGGCGGAATATTAATGAGCTCAAACTGCACCTTTAAATGCGGAAAGTATTTTTTATAACGGCGGTACTGTATGATCGAATAGGAATACTGTATAAATATGGTTTGCTTGTCTGACACTTCATGAATGGCCCGCATGATTTTATCACATTCCGATTCCGGAAGAATGCCAAACGGAATGGATGAAACAATATAAGTCATCCCGTTATGAGGA
The genomic region above belongs to Chitinophagaceae bacterium and contains:
- a CDS encoding RNA-binding protein, whose product is MQKPNAGKLTDGSSCRVIGGSHIGKSGTVRDINTSKTGHVTITVVQANGVKFKTLAKNVETA